The window NNNNNNNNNNNNNNNNNNNNNNNNNNNNNNNNNNNNNNNNNNNNNNNNNNNNNNNNNNNNNNNNNNNNNNNNNNNNNNNNNNNNNNNNNNNNNNNNNNNNNNNNNNNNNNNNNNNNNNNNNNNNNNNNNNNNNNNNNNNNNNNNNNNNNNNNNNNNNATAGTATAGAATGCGCATACACAATTTTGGGATAATGCACAActtctggtctaaatcccagttcccatggcatgcttcactgtaggacctcacccatatagaatagaatgtgcatatacaatgttggggtaatgggccaactctggcctaaatcccaggtcccatggcatgcctcgctgtaggacctcacccatatagaatagaatgtgcatatacaatgttggggtaatgggccaactctaacctaaatcccaggtcccatggcatgcctcgctgtaggacctcacccatatagaatagaatgtgcatatacaatgttggggtaatgggccaactctaacctaaatcccaggtcccatggcgtgcctcgctgtaggacctcacccatatagaacactTCCTTATGCAggacaaaaaacataaacatcttatttGTTGGTTGGGAGTTTAATACGACTGCATTCGAAGGCACGCGGAAACATCTCGTTAATTTTGATCAAACGTTGAAACTTCAAAAGGTCCAagcatagaaatattataaaatgtgtaaaacCAAATGTCCATTGTTGCACACAGTGTTTCGAGAATTAGAATATTTTCCGATTAAATTGGCTAACGAGATACTGCAGGTAATTGACGATAATTAATGAATAAGCTAATTATTTAAGTACTTTGCTTCATAAATACATAACAATatgcattgtttaaatacactTGCTCAACAATGGCCATTATTATGGAATAAACGTCACGTATCGACCACTGTGCGTTTTCACGAATTTCACGAATTCCGcaagaaattaataaaatctttTCCTATTTTGCGCTTGGCGTTTCTGGAACACGACCACCCCCACCACAACGCATACCCCAACCCCAAGCAAAATGCAAACcaccaataaaaataatttgaaaccAGAAACCGAAGAATTTCGAAAATCTCCTGATCCAACGTCGTCGCGGTTGTCtgaaacatagatatcttatgtATTAGTGGACATACGTAACTTATTCCTACTCATGTATggccacgggtgttctgtttcatacacctcgggcctgcttacaagtttccaTGTATTGTTATATATGGCTGGCAATGACTTGTCCAAGGACTACCCATCTCtctttacactgatgatgaacCAAGTGGAACATCTGCATGAGTCTCttacatcatcagtgtaaaattAAAGCTGAACTGgcagtgtttataaagttgtacACAAGTGTGGACTACCCAGCTCtctttacactgatgatgaacCAAATGAAACATCTGCATGCGTCTCttacatcatcagtgtaaaattAAAGCTGAACTGgcagtgtttataaagttgtacACAAGTGTGGACTACCAGCAGTGTTGCGAGATACCAGTGATGCGAGATACTTACCGATCGGAGGTTTAAGATAACTAacacccggcaacactgttgACCAATCCTCCGCTTCCTCCTCAGCCGACCTCCCCGCATCCATGTGGAAGAACTTCACGTTGATCAAGTCGTGGTTATCTAGGGGGGGTTAGGCATATTATATGAACTTTTAAAGCAGGGATAATATTAACAATGTTGCCACTAAAATATGTGTCTATAGTTGTCTTTAGAAGTTGAAACACAAAACGTGATACAGTAAGACGTCTTCAGCAATTTATCATTTTGGAAacctaaatatatttttctagtTTTTTAGTTAGATTGatctataaatataacatgctTAATAACATTGTAAAAGTTTGTAGATTATTTTCAACCCAAATACGAGACCCACCTGCGAGATCGCCGGTAGCTGCCGACATCCCGATGAAATACCCGGTGGGAAGTTTCACCCCGGGCATCGAGAAACATTCTCGCCATTCGCCCAACCCGTCGATATCTAAGCGAATCTGGGGTGGATAAAGTTATAACTCATAACGTGTAAATAATATGTTGAAAGGATATCATATTCATATCACACACAGTGCGTGTCAGGAACATGGAACTCGACTTTTTCAGGCATATTATACTCAGTCTTGGTgttgagccaactctggcttaaattccAAATCCTTGACAAGGagctcacccatataaaatatgaacatgTTATGTCATCAACACAGCTTCCCCAGCTTCTAGCATTGCCCAACCCTCCAAGTGCTCGagcttgttttaaattcaccCCCCAACCCACCACCCACACAAACCTGTAAAGTTTCCTTGACGTATTTAATGGAAACCAAAGTATCGTAATCTTTGTTTCTGAACGAAGCGAGGCAGCTTCCGATGGCGTTCGATTTTCCGTCTGTCATATGATCGTATTTCACCGAACCATTGCCG is drawn from Ciona intestinalis unplaced genomic scaffold, KH HT000043.2, whole genome shotgun sequence and contains these coding sequences:
- the LOC100176828 gene encoding vesicular integral-membrane protein VIP36; this translates as MERCRIFYKFSINIIVFLCLLVASDGQDSSQMAPEGGFLKREYSLTKPYSSNGMTMPFWDFRDRTMLTNNFIRLTSNHQAEVGSVWNKIPLYLRDWEMQVQFKVHGGGRTLGADGFAIWYTKERMTPGPVFGSRDEFHGLGVFFDTYKNGPQAVTFPQITAMVGNGSVKYDHMTDGKSNAIGSCLASFRNKDYDTLVSIKYVKETLQIRLDIDGLGEWRECFSMPGVKLPTGYFIGMSAATGDLADNHDLINVKFFHMDAGRSAEEEAEDWSTVLPGVSYLKPPIDNRDDVGSGDFRNSSVSGFKLFLLVVCILLGVGVCVVVGVVVFQKRQAQNRKRFY